A section of the Clostridium omnivorum genome encodes:
- a CDS encoding YkgJ family cysteine cluster protein: MGRNDLCFCMSGKKNKNCHPNIHVESCAAVKLNIYGQLDKDLKEHRQGVNFNSLCTAGCSDCCYDYFTIQSIEFHLILNELTKWDKDKVNKLIERVERYWNTLEADQPEAIKLLLRATCKDIEEINSSVVRTSFPCVFLDEDTHLCQIYDYRPFKCRIFGTTYYCDQSQPPIGIACDKYNSVLNYNNFDTMLFDITELYKKNDGLSVIGICEYPLIYFLHQHFVVKKLGVSIVNFYENFKHPSSYVYNLIKSNIQR, translated from the coding sequence ATGGGAAGAAATGACTTATGTTTTTGCATGAGTGGCAAGAAGAATAAAAATTGTCATCCAAACATTCACGTGGAAAGCTGTGCTGCAGTTAAGCTTAATATTTATGGTCAATTAGATAAGGATTTAAAGGAACATCGACAAGGAGTAAATTTTAATTCGTTATGTACTGCAGGGTGTAGCGATTGTTGCTATGACTACTTTACTATTCAAAGTATTGAGTTTCATTTGATATTAAATGAATTGACAAAGTGGGACAAGGACAAAGTAAATAAATTAATAGAAAGAGTAGAGAGGTACTGGAATACACTTGAAGCAGACCAACCTGAAGCTATAAAACTTTTGCTAAGGGCTACTTGTAAAGACATCGAAGAAATAAATTCTTCAGTAGTCAGGACGAGCTTTCCTTGCGTGTTTTTAGACGAAGATACACACTTGTGTCAGATTTATGATTATAGGCCATTCAAATGTAGGATTTTTGGTACTACATATTATTGCGATCAGTCACAACCTCCAATAGGTATAGCTTGTGACAAGTACAATAGCGTTCTTAATTATAATAATTTTGATACGATGTTATTTGATATTACAGAGTTATATAAAAAAAATGATGGGTTATCTGTAATTGGTATTTGTGAATATCCTCTTATCTATTTTTTACATCAACATTTTGTTGTGAAAAAACTGGGAGTATCTATAGTTAATTTCTACGAAAACTTTAAACATCCAAGTAGTTACGTTTATAATCTTATAAAAAGCAATATTCAGCGCTAG
- a CDS encoding SAM-dependent methyltransferase, which produces MKVSERDFIKNVRDYLLGRGCTITKEDVRQGSVIADMIGCIINEKGELENKVLVEIRRKPSPEAQKQLFSIAKKFNVTYSLLAILDDNNKPRYYWFETESGLPIVEQTFESISDHVISDVDIESTLWNALDLMRTMAITSDEAIDILLYLLLVRVYLSEHKDLDKWPSLKEGELQSLISISTDYYHLLKYDITRFMFKDSLDRLLSILNGLPVKSKHYHSILNSLIQKVMATKAGEVITPANLLNIIGKVTKELNIKDGKVINLGSGVGSLLREARENSSANVYEGIELNVNLISQSSIINILCGYSDITIKNDDAFRLGNTEEYNLTLINPPMGLKVKKDTLEGLDIAEGRGMVNITEAFIEKSINITIPGGYVICVVPEGILFAGTSKAIRDIILKKTIVKSIISLPASTFRPFTGVQTSLLILRKKDKSTNTPKDLFIGKIDSFDDTDDVLNGFSKWLIEEGDHGSIRKM; this is translated from the coding sequence TTGAAAGTTTCAGAAAGAGATTTTATTAAAAATGTAAGAGATTATTTATTGGGTCGTGGGTGCACAATCACCAAAGAAGATGTTAGACAGGGTTCTGTTATAGCTGATATGATAGGATGCATTATAAATGAAAAAGGTGAACTAGAGAACAAGGTCTTGGTTGAAATAAGGCGAAAACCTTCACCGGAGGCTCAGAAACAACTTTTTAGTATAGCTAAAAAATTTAACGTTACTTATTCCCTATTGGCTATACTTGATGATAACAATAAACCAAGGTATTACTGGTTTGAAACAGAAAGTGGCCTTCCTATAGTTGAGCAAACTTTTGAAAGTATATCCGATCATGTTATTAGCGATGTTGATATAGAAAGTACTCTATGGAATGCTTTAGATTTAATGAGAACAATGGCAATAACGAGTGATGAGGCTATAGATATTCTTTTATATCTACTTCTAGTAAGAGTTTATCTATCAGAACACAAAGATTTAGATAAATGGCCGTCTTTAAAGGAAGGTGAATTGCAGTCATTAATTAGTATATCTACGGACTACTACCATTTATTAAAGTATGATATTACTAGATTTATGTTTAAAGATAGTCTTGATAGATTGCTTTCAATATTGAACGGTTTGCCAGTTAAGTCTAAACATTATCACAGCATACTAAATTCTTTAATCCAGAAGGTTATGGCTACCAAAGCAGGTGAGGTTATTACTCCAGCCAACCTTCTGAATATAATAGGGAAGGTTACTAAAGAGCTTAATATTAAAGACGGAAAAGTAATAAACTTAGGATCTGGAGTTGGAAGTCTTTTAAGAGAAGCTAGAGAAAATTCATCCGCAAATGTTTACGAAGGAATAGAGTTAAATGTAAATTTAATATCTCAATCTTCAATTATAAATATTTTATGTGGTTATAGTGATATAACGATCAAAAATGATGATGCATTTAGACTAGGTAATACAGAAGAATATAACCTTACTCTTATAAACCCTCCAATGGGTTTAAAAGTAAAAAAGGATACTCTAGAAGGATTAGATATAGCTGAAGGACGGGGAATGGTAAATATAACAGAAGCATTTATTGAAAAATCAATAAACATTACAATTCCTGGAGGATATGTTATTTGTGTTGTACCAGAGGGAATTCTTTTTGCAGGGACTAGTAAAGCAATACGAGATATTATACTGAAGAAAACAATAGTAAAATCTATCATTAGCTTACCAGCAAGTACATTTAGACCTTTTACAGGTGTACAGACAAGTTTATTGATTCTTAGAAAAAAGGATAAGAGTACTAATACACCAAAGGATTTATTTATAGGGAAAATTGACTCATTTGATGATACAGATGATGTATTAAATGGATTTAGTAAGTGGTTAATTGAGGAGGGAGATCATGGCAGTATCAGAAAGATGTAA